A single genomic interval of Dyella sp. GSA-30 harbors:
- a CDS encoding glucokinase produces the protein MQIDRSLEGAAHVPVLTGDRRQRVDSLFLAVDLGGTHARVGLVAAGDAAEPPVILAYETYRCVAYPSLSDILSSFRRTHHVHSCALVLACAGYMEQGAVINDNLAWPVIPEILRIEGGFTTVAVLNDFEAFAHAIGHIDRQHMTMIAEGISDPHGPIAVVGPGTGLGAALWLPGTPVRVLHSEAGQMELAARPGVEQAIRAELGPEDGYVAYEHVLSGPGLLRLYRALGVVRGCSTPLSDPSAISAAALAGTDPFAVEAVDFFCRWLGAFCGDVAVAFGASGGVCLAGGFLAQLASVLRAGSFMERFLDKGVMRSFLMNTPVFVVEHGQLGVLGAATWQSHK, from the coding sequence GTGCAAATCGATCGATCGCTGGAAGGTGCAGCACACGTTCCGGTCCTGACCGGAGATCGGCGCCAACGCGTGGATTCGCTTTTCCTGGCCGTCGACCTGGGTGGTACGCATGCGCGCGTGGGGCTTGTCGCGGCCGGCGATGCGGCGGAGCCACCCGTCATTCTTGCGTATGAGACATATCGTTGTGTGGCGTATCCATCACTGAGCGACATCCTGTCCAGCTTTCGTCGCACTCATCATGTTCACTCGTGCGCCCTGGTGCTCGCCTGCGCCGGCTATATGGAGCAGGGGGCCGTCATCAACGACAACCTTGCCTGGCCGGTGATCCCGGAAATACTTCGGATAGAGGGCGGTTTCACCACGGTGGCGGTGCTCAACGACTTTGAAGCGTTTGCGCATGCCATCGGCCATATCGATCGCCAACACATGACGATGATTGCCGAAGGTATCTCCGACCCGCATGGCCCTATCGCCGTGGTCGGTCCAGGTACCGGCCTTGGCGCGGCGTTGTGGTTACCGGGAACGCCGGTGCGGGTACTGCATAGCGAGGCGGGGCAGATGGAACTCGCTGCCCGGCCGGGCGTGGAGCAGGCCATTCGTGCCGAGCTTGGCCCGGAGGATGGCTATGTAGCCTACGAGCACGTACTGAGCGGTCCGGGTCTGCTTCGACTTTATCGCGCGCTTGGCGTGGTGCGTGGATGTTCCACCCCCTTGTCCGACCCGAGCGCGATCAGCGCGGCGGCACTCGCGGGCACGGACCCTTTCGCCGTGGAAGCGGTGGATTTTTTCTGCCGTTGGCTCGGCGCATTTTGCGGCGACGTTGCCGTGGCGTTCGGTGCCAGTGGTGGCGTTTGCCTGGCCGGCGGATTTCTCGCGCAGCTGGCGAGCGTGCTGCGGGCCGGATCCTTTATGGAACGGTTTCTGGACAAGGGCGTGATGCGCTCGTTTCTGATGAACACGCCGGTATTCGTCGTCGAACACGGACAGCTAGGGGTTCTGGGCGCCGCGACCTGGCAATCGCACAAGTGA
- a CDS encoding alpha-L-fucosidase has protein sequence MAQSATAPTADKLSPAAQDAAWQQASAKFAPQRKAILERVAQGAGQGPFRSDWTSLQQYRSPAWYDDAKFGIFIHWGVYSVPAFGSEWYSRNMYQQGTKEFAHHVATYGPQSTFGYKDLVPLFKAEHFDPNAWAQLFHDAGARYVVPVAEHHDGFAMYDSALSDWTAVKKGPHRDVIGQLEKAVRAQGMRFGVSSHRAEHDWFFDGGRRFDSDVNDPRNAELYGPAVAHLSKDDQNLAADWTYVSQAWLDDWLARTAELIDDYHPDIIYFDWWIGHPTFRNTLPTLLSYYYNEGAKRDGVVVNYKLGDFPEGAGTLDIERGQLPGIHPTHWQTDTSISNESWGYIDHDTYKSPTFIIHLLVDVVSKNGNLMLNVGPRADGTIPQAAQDTLKSIGRWLKVNGEAIYGSKPWRTYGEGPTEVASGTFQDTKTKAYTPQDFRFTTGNGKLYAIELGWPMTAAATIHSIKPADKVTRIELVGDGSVVPFTQDAKGLHLRLPAHPVGTDAYVYRITLSSPTSLKAAP, from the coding sequence ATGGCCCAGTCGGCGACTGCGCCGACCGCCGACAAGCTATCTCCCGCGGCACAGGATGCCGCTTGGCAGCAGGCAAGCGCCAAGTTCGCGCCGCAACGCAAGGCGATTCTCGAGCGCGTGGCGCAAGGTGCCGGTCAGGGTCCCTTCCGAAGCGACTGGACATCGTTGCAGCAATATCGCTCGCCTGCGTGGTACGACGATGCCAAGTTCGGCATCTTTATCCATTGGGGCGTCTATTCCGTGCCCGCGTTCGGCAGCGAGTGGTATTCGCGCAATATGTATCAACAAGGGACCAAGGAGTTCGCCCATCATGTGGCGACCTATGGCCCGCAGTCGACCTTCGGCTACAAGGACCTCGTTCCGCTGTTCAAGGCCGAGCACTTCGACCCCAATGCGTGGGCGCAACTATTTCACGATGCGGGCGCTCGCTACGTCGTGCCGGTTGCCGAGCACCATGACGGGTTCGCCATGTACGACTCCGCGCTGTCGGACTGGACGGCGGTGAAGAAAGGCCCGCACCGCGATGTCATCGGGCAGCTGGAAAAAGCGGTGCGCGCGCAGGGCATGCGTTTCGGCGTCTCGTCCCATCGCGCCGAGCACGACTGGTTCTTCGACGGCGGCCGCCGCTTCGACTCGGACGTGAACGATCCGCGCAATGCCGAACTCTATGGCCCTGCGGTGGCCCATCTGAGCAAGGATGATCAGAACCTGGCAGCGGACTGGACCTACGTTTCGCAAGCATGGCTGGACGATTGGCTGGCACGCACCGCGGAGCTGATCGACGACTACCACCCGGACATCATCTATTTCGACTGGTGGATCGGGCACCCGACCTTCCGCAACACCTTGCCGACCTTGCTTTCGTATTACTACAACGAAGGGGCAAAGCGTGACGGCGTGGTGGTCAACTACAAGCTTGGCGATTTTCCGGAAGGCGCGGGTACGCTCGATATCGAACGCGGCCAGCTTCCAGGCATCCATCCGACGCACTGGCAGACCGATACCTCGATCAGCAACGAATCGTGGGGATATATCGATCACGATACGTACAAGTCGCCGACCTTCATCATTCATCTGCTGGTCGACGTGGTCAGCAAGAACGGCAATCTGATGCTCAATGTCGGGCCGCGCGCCGACGGTACGATCCCGCAGGCCGCGCAGGATACGTTGAAAAGCATTGGACGCTGGTTGAAGGTCAATGGCGAGGCGATCTACGGCAGCAAGCCGTGGCGTACCTATGGCGAGGGGCCGACCGAAGTCGCGAGCGGGACCTTCCAGGACACCAAGACCAAGGCTTATACGCCGCAGGATTTCCGCTTCACGACCGGCAACGGCAAGCTCTACGCGATCGAGCTGGGTTGGCCGATGACTGCTGCGGCGACGATTCACTCGATCAAGCCGGCCGACAAGGTGACGCGCATCGAGCTCGTGGGCGACGGCAGCGTCGTTCCCTTTACCCAGGACGCGAAAGGCCTGCACCTGCGTCTCCCTGCTCACCCCGTCGGGACGGATGCCTATGTCTATCGCATCACGCTGTCCTCGCCGACCTCGCTCAAGGCCGCTCCATGA
- a CDS encoding glycosyl hydrolase family 18 protein: MKRCLLMLIACLGMLPFGVFAKAPSALFYMIETQKSINSFEAHIDKIDVLVPTWFGVDENGLVSGAPNTYVLGLAKAHRLPVMPIISAGGDRKKFHDLLASETAKKTMIDGMILQAKLYGFIGFQFDFENIAWTDRDALTLMTRQTAEALHKHGLKLSMAVVPNAPGYAGRGPFGKWMWEYWRGAYDLKALGQVLDLVCLMTYDQHTRWTTPGPVAGMPWVMENLEYALKVVPKEKLSLGIGLYGYHWFTGNPVREDGKESSNISANYIDADESFPLAKQFNVTMQWDLVEHESWFYFYRDQMREWVFLPDARAFRDRYDVVKQYDLQGFCAWVLGAEDPKVWEALPDAVR; the protein is encoded by the coding sequence ATGAAACGATGTCTTTTGATGCTGATTGCCTGCTTGGGCATGTTGCCGTTCGGCGTGTTCGCGAAAGCACCGAGCGCGCTCTTCTACATGATCGAGACGCAGAAATCGATCAATTCGTTCGAGGCGCACATCGATAAAATCGACGTGCTCGTTCCGACCTGGTTCGGCGTGGACGAGAACGGGCTGGTTTCCGGCGCGCCCAATACGTATGTGCTGGGTCTGGCCAAGGCGCATCGCCTGCCGGTCATGCCGATCATTTCGGCCGGTGGCGATCGCAAGAAGTTCCACGACCTGCTCGCCAGCGAAACGGCCAAGAAGACGATGATCGACGGCATGATCTTGCAGGCCAAGCTGTACGGCTTCATCGGCTTCCAGTTCGACTTCGAGAATATCGCGTGGACCGATCGCGATGCCTTGACGCTGATGACACGCCAGACGGCCGAGGCGCTACATAAGCACGGTCTGAAACTTTCGATGGCGGTGGTGCCCAATGCGCCGGGTTATGCAGGGCGGGGGCCGTTCGGCAAATGGATGTGGGAATACTGGCGTGGTGCCTATGATCTCAAGGCGCTTGGCCAGGTGCTCGACCTGGTTTGCCTGATGACCTATGACCAGCACACGCGTTGGACCACGCCGGGCCCGGTGGCGGGCATGCCATGGGTGATGGAGAACCTGGAGTACGCGCTCAAGGTCGTGCCCAAGGAAAAGCTTTCGCTCGGCATCGGCCTGTATGGCTATCACTGGTTTACCGGCAACCCGGTGCGCGAGGACGGCAAGGAAAGTTCGAATATTTCGGCCAACTATATCGACGCCGATGAATCCTTTCCGCTGGCCAAGCAGTTCAACGTCACCATGCAGTGGGACCTGGTCGAACACGAATCGTGGTTCTACTTCTACCGCGACCAGATGCGCGAATGGGTGTTTTTGCCAGACGCACGCGCTTTTCGCGATCGCTATGACGTAGTCAAGCAGTATGACCTGCAGGGGTTCTGCGCCTGGGTGCTCGGCGCGGAGGATCCGAAAGTCTGGGAGGCTTTGCCCGATGCGGTCAGGTAG